The following DNA comes from Thunnus thynnus chromosome 3, fThuThy2.1, whole genome shotgun sequence.
CGCTTTTGGATACACCATGACCTGGAtaactgagaatcttcacaaaCATGTTGCTTACCTAAACTATGTGTATTGaaagtagggatgtgcagagagcccagtatttgtatatgtatctgtatttgttgaggcagcaaaattatttatatttgtatattttttgtttttattatggttttcattttagaaaattaaagtgttacaataagtgttcatgaataaactaccttacaaaggaggtccccataccgggtctcgaactggagtctcccagatcatagacgactgcgctgactactgaactaaaacttaactcatcgcctcattgtagacagacctctacctatttatacacccataacacagagacagcacaccatgtaacgtgtagggaggaagttcaaaggcgattcttgcttttcacttttcatttattgactattttttacaaccaaactttgtggaaaggagaaggggaacaacaggttatggagagtcccttgggagcacttcacgtgtgtcagtagctcagctttatctctggggaacacccccaactccaggagtgatgtccaaattaggaaatgtgcgtcatgtagcaggtggatgtgactccactcgttgagacctgctgatagacgaaacagtggagcagaggagagacactgagatagcgatgtaaccgatatgtgtgctggtatttgacttttttttttttcttctcaaaaacaaataatttttaaaatatttgtatgtaacaaatattacaatatacaatataaaaaaaacaaaacaaaaaaaaaacaaacaaaccctaaaacactatttgtgcctTGCTGAATAATGTACTTATATTCAGGCATAGTCCGGGTATCATCAGATtattcgtaattcatttgtaaatctgttatttgtttcaaaacaaaaaacaaaaagacgtttttggtgtcagaatcaaataacgaaaaaccaatcaaacccggcccgcttttggtttttgccgattcgtttttatcgttattcctttttggattgaatatccaGCAGGTCTGCGGACATCAAGCCAATTCgtttttgcgtttgaaaccaaaaacgaaaaacaaaatcacgtgatctattccttttttgtttcccaacgaaaatccagaaaaccaaattcaaaagaccgtgcaattttggtttagaaatcaagtatttttgtcagttttgtacgataacggaagcggctacattagcctacccatgatcctcagtgaccattgctatggtgaagacgccaaaaaatgccaaaagcCTAAAGTCCAGTTTTATGAAAATTACAAAAGTGAaagtgtagggcttaaatgagggatgtgaaatatacaattcagttttataaccCCATCTTCATCCCGTTTACACACGCGTGCGGCTGTCGCTGGCATCTTCATcatagcaacggtcgctgaggatcatgggtaagctaatgtagccgcttccgctatcatacaaaactgacaaaaatacttgatttctaaaccaaacTTGCGcggtcttttgaatttggttcTCTGGATTTTTgttgggaaacaaaaaaggaatagatcacgtgatttcgtttttcgtttttggtttaaaatgaaaaaaggaaaaaaccatGTGACtttagtttttggtttcaaacgcaaaaacGAATTGGCTGAATGCCGCAGACCTGCtggatattcaatccaaaaagggaTTACAATAAAACGAAtcagcaaaaaccaaaaaggggccgggtttgattgtttttttgttatttgattctgacaccaaaaactgttttttgttttttgttttgaaacaaataacagatttaccgtttcTTGgattttgaattacaaatgaaattatgaattatccgatgatacctggGCCGGGCACACCCTTAATTGAAAGTTTGAGGTTTTTCCACAAACAGCAACAGGTTcagttatttatattattatccAGACGTGTTTTAAACTACTACTTCTGCAAACCTTTTTATGGACTTGAGCTCACTGAAAtgagagtttgtttgttttctggaaGCTGTTGCAAAATCCAAATGTAGTACAAACATAAAACTTAACATCTGTTAATTTGTTCTAATATTTTAGTGTCAGtgcttttatttctaaaaagaGGGCCAAAAAATGTAAGTTAATTCCACTTTTTTCCAGTGCAGGTTATTTGTTTCTGAGATTTTCAAGAAATCAGCTTCTGTCTAGACACAATAAAGAGTATGACAGATCATTGCACTGAAATCAAGATAAcgatatgtgtgtttgttcactCACATGTATCAGCAGTGTTTGCTGCTCAGCAACAGTACAGTAACTTTGGGCTCATTGTTCCTTTGTGTTGTGCTTCATCTAGTGGTCGTTCTGTGTCATAAACAGTCAGTTGCTCACACAGAAGCTTCTTGTTGTTACTGcagtgcaacaggaagtgatgtaaaGGTGGTCAGACATGCAGAAGGCTGTTAGGTCTCTATGACGAACAGCTTTTCACTCCATTGTACCCAAACTGAACATATAGTGATGTTAAGGTATTAGAGATGTGACATGAAGACCTGGAGGGAGGAGCAGCCTGGCGTTTTAGCTACTCTTGTCTGTCTTGTGACCCTCATCATATTTTTCTCAGTTGTTTCTCCCAAACACAGTGCCTGACCCATGTTGGACTGCCAAAGTGCATTATGGGAATGATTTAgactttgtgtttatgttgaaacattttctgctgaAGAGCTGAAGAACTGCTGGGTGACCAAATCAAAATGAGGCAAATACaggatatttattttgttttggtcaCATGTGACAACGTTTAAAGGtgtttaatgaaacaataaaaacgcaggaaacatgttttaagGTGATTAAAGCAGTGATGTATCCTGTTGTAGCCTTATTTTATCCAAAAGTggacattaaaaatattaaaatatacaatCAATTTACAAACTGCAATTTTAGGAAACTTAAGTAGCAGCAAATCAGATGTCAGTAATATTATAATCCTGTTTAGTAAagcatttataataaaatgtcaaatatgcaCACAAGTTAATACATCAGATTTCTATCTTAAAACACACTGGATGATAGAAagataaaaatctaaaagaaaACTACGAACCTGTAAATTCCTAGAGGGTTGGGAACAACTAAGCCGTGGGGAAGGATGGGAataatttagaaacagtgaaATCTTTCACTCTCCTTCCCTGCCTTCTCCTGGAGTAGTGCTGCACACAAAAAGATCATGAAAGATTCTGGGGCTGTTAGGAAGTGTAggtgtttttatgttgcttGATTGTGCATACATGTGCACAAGTACAATCTCACATATCACTACATGACCGATATGCTATGTTCTGCTGTGGAGGGTTGTGGGGTGGGCCTATGAGGTGCCTGTCCACCCTCACCGCCCCCGGTGCTGCTTCTGTGCCTGCTGGACCCATCTTGACCCAGTTAGGACCACAATGATGATGACTCCATTAAAATAATctaattatacatttattattattataaaagctattactattattggtattattatttatctatttcatttttcttttgattgtttgattatttgttttggcCTGTTCACCCACCGTCACTCCCGCATGGAGTACAAAATCCTCACATTAACCTATTCATGGATCTGTGCCCCATTATCTAAGTGACATCATTCAGACTTATACACACTCTCCCGCCCACTTCGCACTAGTAGCCTATCCAATCTCCACCAACCCTTCTCCAACCTGAAAACTATGGACGACAGAGCCTTCTGCTGCAGTTTCCCCCAATTCTGGAACGTTCTGCCTGAAGAACTCAGGATcacacacagtctttttagttttaaaaaactttttaaaacacacctTTTTAAACATGCTTTAAACAACAGCTGTTAGAAGTCTTCTCATCTGCCACTGCCTGTTACTACAATGTTATGTGCTTTTAtgctgaatgtttttgtttttgtatcacTGTCAATTGGTGCTTTGGGTCTAGAAAAGCACtggattattatcattattattattacttctgtacatattttaatttaattcaactacatttgtgtgtgtgtgtgtgcgtgtgcattatcatatattacattatttgtGTGGATGTatatgggtgtgtgtatgtattatatatgtgtatatgatatgatatttgTTTTGGTGGAATTAGATTGGTTCTTTTGGTCATGGCATGTCAGTCCAATGGTGTGTTTAGACTGGCGGCCAGGAGGTGGTTTTGGCCACATTATGTGTGACCTCCAGACccaatatatatatgtgtgtgtgtatgtatgtgtagcCCGTGGAATTAGATGCCACGCAGGACACAATTACTCACAGGTTCTCGtagctttaattttattgttgacCACGTTTGCAACAGGTAATTTTAACAGAGTGAGCAAGAGAGCAGCTCATGTGCTTTCACATCTTGTTGCagatttaacacaaaaaattatttaaatgaaaaacaacaacaataacaaaaaatacgGCTGTGGGCTATGActattgacagaaaacataaaatagagcAAGATAAATACATAGTTAACAGCCATAAACCCACAAAAATAACCCCTGAATGTACAACGTATACTTGTAAAGTACACTTACATTTCACATTGGCCAAAGTggacagaaactaaacaaacCTCAGATGAAATAAGAAAATCCTTTATCCGTTGTTCTGTTGTCAAGTGTTTCAGCACTTATTACAGCCTGTAAAATATTGAAACGTATTCTGTGGAGTCATGGTCTTGGCTGAACTCTACAATGAAGCTTTATGacactgtgaaatattcacactttgttttctgtggttcCACTTCAAATTGAAAATTGTGGTTtctttgaaaatatgatttctgCTAGAACTGTAAACAAGCATAtaataaaatgcttttgttAACTCTTAATAAACAAGAAAGtgtacagtacacagtatacGACTGTGGATAGGTACATTTGCTCTCTTCAAAGAGAATTAATCATTTCCTAATATAAAACAAGTGATTattcagtttgattgacaggacagatgatcagaggggCGGAGTTTGTACCACCATCATGATTACAGGGACTGAAGAATGTGTAGAGTTTCTTAGTGAAGGAGCAGCCAGTAAAGGAGtagataagagctgcagcatctacgtcataaaaggagaccagaccctcctcataatccacaaacacccccaccttctgaggCTGAGACTTCAGAGAGAGACGAACTGAAGGGTCAGCAAGAGCTTTgtactcatttccatttctcaacCATATAGTCCAGTAACCATTCTGAGGACTCAGCGTGACTTTTCCCTTCCTGTTGATCAACTCTCTGGCCACTCCTAAAGTCCATTTAGTCTTCTctttaacctgaacctcaaagtaaaatctgcctgaagagaaactctgctttcctaaCACACAGGGATTTATAGAAAATCTCTTTGGGTTGTTTGGGAGATTCTTCATCACATCACTACAGTTTACTTGTTTcccatcatcagacaggatgagccAGGGATTtgctgtatcaggatcaagagtcacatccactgcatactgctggaccctcttcagctcagcTTTAACcagcttcttcatctctttaatGACcatctcctccagctgagcCACAGCTCTCACCACTGTCCCCTCATATGATGGACGGACgctgacctctgtccagtctttggtgggtggagcagctttcagggaggggaagttttggaggaggtggaggtggtcttTGGAGCATGAGAGCTTCTCCACCTCAGAGcttctcttcatcagctcagagatttcctgttccagctctttgatgaagtcttcagcctgtttctctgtcgttctttgcttctcttcaatCGTCTCAATCAGCTCTGCCTGGCTTCTCTCAACAGACTCCTTCAGAGCGGTGAAGACCTGAACACCTTCTgctatctctctgtctgcatcttcctTACTGAGGTCAACCGAGTGTTTGATCTCTTGAATCTTCAGTCGtctcttctggatcatctgctgaatttcagcctctgtcttctccagctctgccttctttccttcatattcttctttcagaggaacaacatcatgtgtcttgtggtctaaaacagagcagagcatgcagacacatgtctggtcagtcttacagaacagctccagaggtttatcgtgcttcatacacatcctgtcttccaggttctccacagggtccatcagctgatgtcttttcagACCTGACATTGTcagatgaggctccaggtgagtctcacagtaggaggtcagacacaccagacaggacttcagggccttcagtttggttccagtacagacgtcacagggaacttctcctggtttggcagcttgttgctctgagctgctgctgctggctttctgttgagcttcctgtctgaactgagAAACCATCTCAGAGAACAATGTGTTGACATGAAGCTCAGGTCTTTTGTTGAAAACCTTGTTACACATCGGACACAGATACTGGTCATTACTGTTCCAGTgttcagtgatgcagtttttgcagaagttgtgtccacatggtgtggtgactggatcagtgaacacatccagacagatggagcacagaaactgatcttcagATCGCAGACAGCTGACAGCAGACATATCTACATATGTAGTGTGAAAGCAGGAAAGAAACACATCATATAATTTGTTTAAAACGAAAGatgattattgttttatcaAGTATAGCATATCATAGTAGGTAAAGTAATTACAATCATATATGCTGTGTTTCAATAAGCGTGGGGACATACTCACCAAGCCTTTAGCAACCGTGATCATTTAAGTCATGCTGGCAGCTCAAACAGTTATCCACAAGGCTGCATGGTGagtttaaagttgttgtttactttgatgacgtgttttatgtgagctggtttgcacaaacacactaagAGACTGTCATCTGCAGCTGTTTATGTGAGGGGTCAATGGATATCAgtaagatattttatatttgttaacgAGGGCATTCCCTACTGTTAAATCAGAGACCCcccaatttattttcttttttaatttatttgagttTAACAGGTTAATTTGCAGAATTTAATTAATCTAATGGGTTAAATTTAAACTGCAAAAAGGTTCATGTCTGCAGGCAATGTAGATAATCCTGAATGTCTTTCCAGGATAcagtgtttgtgagtttgtatTTCATTCAGTATTGTTTGTGGCTGCGCTGTCTGGTTCCCGCCATCAGGTTATGCTGTTGAGGCGGAAAAAGCGAGttgtgaaggagaagaagaaaactgttgttgttgttgtcatggtaGCCAAGAGAAGAAGACATTTGTCTTTAGCAGCAGAGAAAGTGTGCTGCCAGATTGTAAGAGTGAGCATAGACTGCTTTGTTTTCGATGTTTGAAGCAAAATTAAGACATTGCTAGTTGCACGACAGTCCTGCATCTGCCTGAGTCCTTGGCTGCAACATTTATCTAACAGctcattgtggctgtttctgcttgtactattcttccttataatctttaaaatgaaccactgacaacataacacagaatatgtccatatcttgttgtgtagaCCAACTCTTATAGAAGAATagcactgctaacaaagctTTGTTAACTTGGTAATAATCACCTTTTATTACCtccagctgcttcacaataaaagctgctGCCTGTTGATGAAAagctttttaatgtgaaacagctacaggaaatagaatgcagtgtgtctgtaggaAGTGATCAGTAAATAGTAATAAGACCAGGAAGATAGAAGTGAAACTAaactccaaaccacagagattcagttacaCTGAACCACAGAGGTTCAGTGTAACTGAATTTCtcacattaaatatgatcagttgtactcaccagtgtttggcagagactctgctgtgttgttgagaaagacttgatgaactcagtttaatttttatttggacagaagtggagagactcgactgcagctctgctATTGCTCTGACAAACTTATAGTTTCATTTATGCAGAGTGACGTTGCAGCTCTCTTATCTTTCCAGTGTTGCTCCTCCTCTTACTGCAGCTCTGTTATTGAGATTGTTTCCTCGTTCTGATTAACAAGATTATTGTGAAATATCATGGATCAAAGGTAGTACTGTACCTGACATGTGAGAGACTAAGACATGAAAAGTCATTGCTTAGTTTAATTATGTGTGTTGAAAGTTTGAGGTTTTGCATAAGGTGGtcaaaataaaaaggagaaaaaaaccaacaaacacatCCTGCCTttgatttaaagttaaagtaaagGTTTTGGATGGCCAAGCACTGAACTGTACAGG
Coding sequences within:
- the LOC137180305 gene encoding E3 ubiquitin-protein ligase TRIM21-like — encoded protein: MSAVSCLRSEDQFLCSICLDVFTDPVTTPCGHNFCKNCITEHWNSNDQYLCPMCNKVFNKRPELHVNTLFSEMVSQFRQEAQQKASSSSSEQQAAKPGEVPCDVCTGTKLKALKSCLVCLTSYCETHLEPHLTMSGLKRHQLMDPVENLEDRMCMKHDKPLELFCKTDQTCVCMLCSVLDHKTHDVVPLKEEYEGKKAELEKTEAEIQQMIQKRRLKIQEIKHSVDLSKEDADREIAEGVQVFTALKESVERSQAELIETIEEKQRTTEKQAEDFIKELEQEISELMKRSSEVEKLSCSKDHLHLLQNFPSLKAAPPTKDWTEVSVRPSYEGTVVRAVAQLEEMVIKEMKKLVKAELKRVQQYAVDVTLDPDTANPWLILSDDGKQVNCSDVMKNLPNNPKRFSINPCVLGKQSFSSGRFYFEVQVKEKTKWTLGVARELINRKGKVTLSPQNGYWTIWLRNGNEYKALADPSVRLSLKSQPQKVGVFVDYEEGLVSFYDVDAAALIYSFTGCSFTKKLYTFFSPCNHDGGTNSAPLIICPVNQTE